Proteins found in one Perca fluviatilis chromosome 9, GENO_Pfluv_1.0, whole genome shotgun sequence genomic segment:
- the fsd1 gene encoding fibronectin type III and SPRY domain-containing protein 1 isoform X2 — MKNEEISNFVCTLKQSLDNLEANSSRVQEDLESEFTSLHSVLDEMKENMVTRIKQERASRTYELQSQLSACSKALESSEELLELANQTLCSSATDGFNQAAKDIKDSVTMAPAFRLSLKAKASDNMSHLMVDFSQERGMLQGLKFLPVPATPEIQVSECQVCDNTVTVVWTLPEPDSKIDHYILEHRRTNHEGPPRIREDYPWMVLEGIREMEHTLTGLRFDTRFMTFRVRACNKAVAGEFSEPVTLETHAFTFKLDAASSHQNLKVEDLSVEWDSCGGKIQDIRKEKTRTNSPMHSPARSALMSPKRAPTARPGRDRFTAESYTVLADTMIDAGQQYWEVRFDKESKAFAVGVALRSLGKFDQLGKSSASWCIHLNNWLQQSLTAKHNNKARTLDCAIPNTIGVYVNYDEGVLSFYNSKTKQLMHTFKTKFQQPIIPAFMVWNGSFSVLTGLQVPSLVQSGQRKNSGTSSSNASLT; from the exons ATGAAGAATGAGGAGATTTCAAACTTTGTCTGCACTCTCAAACAGAGCCTCGACAACTTGGAG GCGAACTCCAGCCGAGTCCAGGAGGACCTGGAGTCTGAGTTCACCTCTCTCCACTCTGTTCTGGACGAGATGAAGGAAAACATGGTGACACGCATCAAACAGGAGAGAGCCAGCCGCACATATGAGCTACAG AGTCAGCTGAGTGCCTGCTCCAAAGCCCTGGAGAGTTCAGAGGAGCTGCTGGAGCTGGCCAATCAGACGCTCTGCTCCTCTGCGACAGACGGTTTCAATCAG GCGGCCAAAGACATTAAGGATAG CGTGACAATGGCTCCAGCCTTTCGCCTCTCCCTGAAGGCTAAAGCCAGTGACAACATGAGTCACTTGATGGTGGATTTCAGCCAGGAGAGGGGGATGTTGCAGGGCCTCAAGTTTCTCCCAG TTCCAGCCACTCCAGAGATCCAGGTCTCAGAGTGCCAGGTCTGCGACAACACGGTGACTGTAGTTTGGACCTTACCGGAGCCCGACAGCAAGATAGACCACTACATACTGGAGCATCGACGCACAAACCACGAGGGTCCGCCGCGCATCAGAGAGGACTACCCGTGGATGGTTCTAGAGGGGATACGAGAGATGGAGCACACACTCACCG GTCTGCGCTTTGACACGCGGTTCATGACTTTCAGAGTGAGAGCGTGTAACAAGGCCGTTGCAGGAGAGTTCTCTGAGCCGGTCACACTAGAAACCCACG CCTTCACCTTCAAACTGGACGCTGCTTCGTCCCACCAGAACCTGAAGGTGGAGGACTTGAGTGTGGAGTGGGACAGCTGTGGAGGAAAGATACAGGACATCCGCAAAGAAAAGACCCGAACCAACTCCCCGATGCACTCTCCAGCCAG GTCAGCCCTGATGTCACCTAAGAGAGCGCCGACAGCCCGGCCCGGCAGAGACCGATTTACAGCAGAGTCCTACACAGTGCTGG CTGATACGATGATCGACGCTGGCCAACAGTACTGGGAGGTGCGGTTCGACAAGGAGAGCAAAGCCTTCGCTGTGGGTGTAGCCCTGCGGAGCCTGGGAAAATTCGACCAGTTGGGGAAAAGTAGCGCTTCGTGGTGCATCCATCTGAACAACTGGCTGCAGCAGAGCCTCACAGCAAAGCACAACAACAAGGCTCGAACACTGGACTGTGCCATCCCAAACACTATAGGAGTCTACGTCAACTATGACGAAG GTGTTCTGTCTTTCTACAACTCCAAAACTAAACAGCTGATGCACACCTTTAAAACCAAGTTCCAGCAGCCAATAATACCAGCTTTCATG GTGTGGAACGGCAGTTTTTCAGTACTGACGGGCCTACAGGTTCCCAGTTTGGTGCAAAGCGGCCAGAGGAAGAACAGCGGCACCAGCAGCTCCAACGCCAGCCTCACCTAG
- the LOC120564865 gene encoding uncharacterized protein LOC120564865 isoform X4 has product MFLLRGSVICADKQQRHDKSETKKTTSRKLTMEMWLKLSTLLLLTALGISGQAPVILDETQKNMEIAFGSSVIFRCGLKNKTHRVWVKCAEQGTYNAPVTNPSDRQTSYCASRRQTLAHRPLDVDPVGGIYFHPDCPAGPMCLAEKKTPQKQRRRSYLCKHSSCGQQTTFTSAGDGRGQPEDGFFLSKPPEPKSRQEIRRWQTEIQTLKKSWTSHPLLTFSYGLYL; this is encoded by the exons atgtttctgttgcgcGG ctCTGTCATATGTGCAGACAAACAGCAGAGACATGACAAGTCGGAGACGAAGAAGACCACCTCTCGCAAGTTAACAATGGAAATGTGGCTGAAACTGTCGACTCTGCTGTTACTCACAG CCCTGGGGATATCTGGTCAAGCACCTGTGATTCTGGATGAAACgcaaaaaaacatggaaattgCTTTTGGTTCCTCTGTGATTTTCCGATGTGGTTTGAAGAACAAGACCCATAGAGTTTGGGTAAAATG CGCAGAGCAAGGAACATACAACGCACCCGTCACTAACCCTAGTGACAGGCAAACAag CTACTGTGCCTCACGCAGACAAACTCTCGCTCATCGACCGCTGGATGTGGATCCTGTTGGGGGTATCTACTTTCATCCTGATTGTCCTGCTGGTCCTATGTGTCTTGCTGAGAAGAAGACTCCGCAGAAGCAGAG GAGAAGATCCTATCTATGCAAACACTCGTCCTGTGGCCAACAAACAACCTTCACCTCGGCCGGCGATGGCCGTGGGCAACCTGAAGACGGCTTCTTCCTCTCAAAACCTCCGGAACCCAAGTCCAGGCAGGAGATACGACGATGGCAAACAGAGATACAAACATTGAAGAAATCATGGACCTCACACCCCCTCCTCACATTTAGCTACGGCCTTTACCTGTAA
- the LOC120564865 gene encoding uncharacterized protein LOC120564865 isoform X3, which yields MEMWLKLSTLLLLTALGISGQAPVILDETQKNMEIAFGSSVIFRCGLKNKTHRVWVKWYFNPFGSSFNESHQFCNKSVKPSTANQTNQDPRDEEQCCIKSNVTHQDSGWYFREVKIEIPTLTSYYSIGTEVIISQSKEHTTHPSLTLVTGKQATVPHADKLSLIDRWMWILLGVSTFILIVLLVLCVLLRRRLRRSRGEDPIYANTRPVANKQPSPRPAMAVGNLKTASSSQNLRNPSPGRRYDDGKQRYKH from the exons ATGGAAATGTGGCTGAAACTGTCGACTCTGCTGTTACTCACAG CCCTGGGGATATCTGGTCAAGCACCTGTGATTCTGGATGAAACgcaaaaaaacatggaaattgCTTTTGGTTCCTCTGTGATTTTCCGATGTGGTTTGAAGAACAAGACCCATAGAGTTTGGGTAAAATGGTATTTCAACCCGTTTGGATCTTCATTCAATGAATCACACCAATTCTGTAACAAATCTGTAAAGCCCTCCACCGCTAACCAAACAAATCAGGACCCGAGGGACGAAGAGCAATGTTGCATTAAATCAAATGTAACACACCAGGACAGCGGATGGTACTTTCGCGAAGTCAAAATAGAGATTCCCACACTAACCTCTTATTACAGCATCGGAACAGAAGTAATTATTT CGCAGAGCAAGGAACATACAACGCACCCGTCACTAACCCTAGTGACAGGCAAACAag CTACTGTGCCTCACGCAGACAAACTCTCGCTCATCGACCGCTGGATGTGGATCCTGTTGGGGGTATCTACTTTCATCCTGATTGTCCTGCTGGTCCTATGTGTCTTGCTGAGAAGAAGACTCCGCAGAAGCAGAG GAGAAGATCCTATCTATGCAAACACTCGTCCTGTGGCCAACAAACAACCTTCACCTCGGCCGGCGATGGCCGTGGGCAACCTGAAGACGGCTTCTTCCTCTCAAAACCTCCGGAACCCAAGTCCAGGCAGGAGATACGACGATGGCAAACAGAGATACAAACATTGA
- the LOC120564865 gene encoding uncharacterized protein LOC120564865 isoform X1, which translates to MFLLRGSVICADKQQRHDKSETKKTTSRKLTMEMWLKLSTLLLLTALGISGQAPVILDETQKNMEIAFGSSVIFRCGLKNKTHRVWVKWYFNPFGSSFNESHQFCNKSVKPSTANQTNQDPRDEEQCCIKSNVTHQDSGWYFREVKIEIPTLTSYYSIGTEVIISQSKEHTTHPSLTLVTGKQATVPHADKLSLIDRWMWILLGVSTFILIVLLVLCVLLRRRLRRSRGEDPIYANTRPVANKQPSPRPAMAVGNLKTASSSQNLRNPSPGRRYDDGKQRYKH; encoded by the exons atgtttctgttgcgcGG ctCTGTCATATGTGCAGACAAACAGCAGAGACATGACAAGTCGGAGACGAAGAAGACCACCTCTCGCAAGTTAACAATGGAAATGTGGCTGAAACTGTCGACTCTGCTGTTACTCACAG CCCTGGGGATATCTGGTCAAGCACCTGTGATTCTGGATGAAACgcaaaaaaacatggaaattgCTTTTGGTTCCTCTGTGATTTTCCGATGTGGTTTGAAGAACAAGACCCATAGAGTTTGGGTAAAATGGTATTTCAACCCGTTTGGATCTTCATTCAATGAATCACACCAATTCTGTAACAAATCTGTAAAGCCCTCCACCGCTAACCAAACAAATCAGGACCCGAGGGACGAAGAGCAATGTTGCATTAAATCAAATGTAACACACCAGGACAGCGGATGGTACTTTCGCGAAGTCAAAATAGAGATTCCCACACTAACCTCTTATTACAGCATCGGAACAGAAGTAATTATTT CGCAGAGCAAGGAACATACAACGCACCCGTCACTAACCCTAGTGACAGGCAAACAag CTACTGTGCCTCACGCAGACAAACTCTCGCTCATCGACCGCTGGATGTGGATCCTGTTGGGGGTATCTACTTTCATCCTGATTGTCCTGCTGGTCCTATGTGTCTTGCTGAGAAGAAGACTCCGCAGAAGCAGAG GAGAAGATCCTATCTATGCAAACACTCGTCCTGTGGCCAACAAACAACCTTCACCTCGGCCGGCGATGGCCGTGGGCAACCTGAAGACGGCTTCTTCCTCTCAAAACCTCCGGAACCCAAGTCCAGGCAGGAGATACGACGATGGCAAACAGAGATACAAACATTGA
- the LOC120564865 gene encoding uncharacterized protein LOC120564865 isoform X5, with amino-acid sequence MFLLRGSVICADKQQRHDKSETKKTTSRKLTMEMWLKLSTLLLLTALGISGQAPVILDETQKNMEIAFGSSVIFRCGLKNKTHRVWVKCAEQGTYNAPVTNPSDRQTSYCASRRQTLAHRPLDVDPVGGIYFHPDCPAGPMCLAEKKTPQKQSLSERTKEACI; translated from the exons atgtttctgttgcgcGG ctCTGTCATATGTGCAGACAAACAGCAGAGACATGACAAGTCGGAGACGAAGAAGACCACCTCTCGCAAGTTAACAATGGAAATGTGGCTGAAACTGTCGACTCTGCTGTTACTCACAG CCCTGGGGATATCTGGTCAAGCACCTGTGATTCTGGATGAAACgcaaaaaaacatggaaattgCTTTTGGTTCCTCTGTGATTTTCCGATGTGGTTTGAAGAACAAGACCCATAGAGTTTGGGTAAAATG CGCAGAGCAAGGAACATACAACGCACCCGTCACTAACCCTAGTGACAGGCAAACAag CTACTGTGCCTCACGCAGACAAACTCTCGCTCATCGACCGCTGGATGTGGATCCTGTTGGGGGTATCTACTTTCATCCTGATTGTCCTGCTGGTCCTATGTGTCTTGCTGAGAAGAAGACTCCGCAGAAGCAGAG TCTGAGTGAGAGAACAAAAGAAGCATGTATATAA
- the LOC120564863 gene encoding signal-transducing adaptor protein 2-like isoform X1, with translation MRPPEENTPLLVLLKCVYRFIVNIETSVMAMRTARQRSQLPTCYYEGYLEKRSFEDKTSRKLWTSLCGNTLFFFNDMRDTGYIEKVDLSGFISITDDGSQDRNLDAARFILQMKDIHVKFTASNAESRELWKGYIQSVAELSVPSSLTLLPGQIHMLKEAVEKEKERKRNVAQPAELTHCAYTSLQADMPACYHRVSRLEAELLLEKEAEKGNLLLRPGSNGTTFAVSTRQDLEGSVFRHYRVTRKPEGGFAIDVDVPVPCATLHDVINYLVEKTDGVLIPLIIEEAYDKNITFIRTDNDNGEMSIRRASSNLIPPSLPSKPVALRVPTPKPAPAPIEENNLYQNEELEEKDNETEDSSAVPVARKSFPVLSFHLRNSTVPFTNVNHCVFLVFHRTGDKQTKESSKASSSCSSQIALFYITPVLLHHHHHPGWFYLHKQPAFEDEKPHRPSGTDNIGAETQVWTKGQVLRVSSAAGNLSKPLGKKTNQQQPVTHTSTESHLPVCPSKMYQHMVAFHTNNLFPPLRLGSAPPRQLAVGSKASPKINTSLIPPSQTLISK, from the exons GCTGCCAACCTGCTACTATGAGGGATACCTGGAGAAGAGGTCGTTCGAAGATAAG acATCCCGAAAACTGTGGACCAGCCTGTGTGGAAACACGCTGTTCTTCTTCAATGACATGAGAGACACCGGT TACATAGAGAAAGTGGATCTCAGTGGATTTATCTCAATAACGGACGACGGCAGCCAGGATCGTAACTTGGATGCAGCCAGATTCATCCTCCAGATGAAGGACATACATGTCAAATTCACT GCTTCTAACGCAGAGTCTCGGGAGCTGTGGAAGGGCTATATCCAATCTGTGGCTGAG TTGTCGGTACCATCCTCCCTCACCCTGCTACCAGGCCAGATCCACATGCTGAAAGAGGCAGTAGAaaaggagaaggaaagaaaaagaaatgtcgCTCAACCTGCTGAACTCACCCACTGTGCTTACACCAGCCTCCAAGCAGACATGCCAGC TTGTTACCACCGTGTGTCCCGTCTGGAGGCAGAGCTGCTGCTTGAGAAAGAGGCCGAGAAGGGAAACCTCCTGCTGAGGCCCGGGAGTAACGGAACCACCTTCGCTGTCAGCACCAGACAGGACCTTGaagg CTCCGTGTTCAGACACTACCGTGTGACTCGTAAACCTGAAGGGGGCTTCGCCATTGACGTGGACGTTCCT GTCCCATGTGCCACGCTACATGATGTGATCAACTATTTAGTGGAAAAAACGGACGGAGTTCTGATTCCTCTGATCATTGAGGAAGCCTATGATAAAAACATCA CTTTTATTCGGACTGATAATGACAATGGAGAGATGAGCATTCGGCGTGCCTCGTCAAACCTCATCCCACCAAGTTTACCCTCCAAACCAG tCGCTCTAAGAGTACCGACTCCTAAACCAGCGCCAGCACCAATTGAAGAAAATAATTTGTATCAGAATGAAGAGC TGGAGGAGAAAGACAACGAGACAGAGGATTCCTCAGCTGTTCCAGTAGCACGTAAGTCTTTCCCCGTCTTATCTTTCCATCTCAGGAACTCCACTGTTCCCTTTACGAACGTGAATCATTGTGTATTTTTGGTCTTCCACAGAACCGGAGACAAACAAACTAAAGAAAGCAGTAAGGCCTCCAGCTCCTGTTCCTCGCAAATTGCCCTTTTCTACATCACCCCtgtcctcctccaccaccaccaccacccaggCTGGTTCTACCTCCACAAACAGCCTGCATTTGAGGATGAGAAACCCCACAGACCCTCTGGGACCGA CAATATCGGAGCTGAAACTCAAGTTTGGACAAAAGGCCAGGTGTTAAGAGTGTCCTCTGCTGCTGGGAACCTCTCAAAGcctctgggaaaaaaaacaaatcagcaaCAACCAGTGACTCACACCAGTACAGAGAGCCATTTACCAGTCTGTCCCAGCAAGATGTACCAACACATGgtagctttccacacaaacaacctctttcctcctctgcgCCTGGGATCTGCTCCTCCTCGTCAGCTGGCTGTTGGCAGTAAAGCCTCTCCGAAGATTAACACTTCATTGATTCCCCCATCTCAGACGCTCATTAGCAAATGA
- the LOC120564865 gene encoding uncharacterized protein LOC120564865 isoform X2, whose protein sequence is MFLLRGSVICADKQQRHDKSETKKTTSRKLTMEMWLKLSTLLLLTALGISGQAPVILDETQKNMEIAFGSSVIFRCGLKNKTHRVWVKWYFNPFGSSFNESHQFCNKSVKPSTANQTNQDPRDEEQCCIKSNVTHQDSGWYFREVKIEIPTLTSYYSIGTEVIISTVPHADKLSLIDRWMWILLGVSTFILIVLLVLCVLLRRRLRRSRGEDPIYANTRPVANKQPSPRPAMAVGNLKTASSSQNLRNPSPGRRYDDGKQRYKH, encoded by the exons atgtttctgttgcgcGG ctCTGTCATATGTGCAGACAAACAGCAGAGACATGACAAGTCGGAGACGAAGAAGACCACCTCTCGCAAGTTAACAATGGAAATGTGGCTGAAACTGTCGACTCTGCTGTTACTCACAG CCCTGGGGATATCTGGTCAAGCACCTGTGATTCTGGATGAAACgcaaaaaaacatggaaattgCTTTTGGTTCCTCTGTGATTTTCCGATGTGGTTTGAAGAACAAGACCCATAGAGTTTGGGTAAAATGGTATTTCAACCCGTTTGGATCTTCATTCAATGAATCACACCAATTCTGTAACAAATCTGTAAAGCCCTCCACCGCTAACCAAACAAATCAGGACCCGAGGGACGAAGAGCAATGTTGCATTAAATCAAATGTAACACACCAGGACAGCGGATGGTACTTTCGCGAAGTCAAAATAGAGATTCCCACACTAACCTCTTATTACAGCATCGGAACAGAAGTAATTATTT CTACTGTGCCTCACGCAGACAAACTCTCGCTCATCGACCGCTGGATGTGGATCCTGTTGGGGGTATCTACTTTCATCCTGATTGTCCTGCTGGTCCTATGTGTCTTGCTGAGAAGAAGACTCCGCAGAAGCAGAG GAGAAGATCCTATCTATGCAAACACTCGTCCTGTGGCCAACAAACAACCTTCACCTCGGCCGGCGATGGCCGTGGGCAACCTGAAGACGGCTTCTTCCTCTCAAAACCTCCGGAACCCAAGTCCAGGCAGGAGATACGACGATGGCAAACAGAGATACAAACATTGA
- the LOC120564863 gene encoding signal-transducing adaptor protein 1-like isoform X2 yields the protein MRPPEENTPLLVLLKCVYRFIVNIETSVMAMRTARQRSQLPTCYYEGYLEKRSFEDKTSRKLWTSLCGNTLFFFNDMRDTGYIEKVDLSGFISITDDGSQDRNLDAARFILQMKDIHVKFTASNAESRELWKGYIQSVAELSVPSSLTLLPGQIHMLKEAVEKEKERKRNVAQPAELTHCAYTSLQADMPACYHRVSRLEAELLLEKEAEKGNLLLRPGSNGTTFAVSTRQDLEGSVFRHYRVTRKPEGGFAIDVDVPVPCATLHDVINYLVEKTDGVLIPLIIEEAYDKNITFIRTDNDNGEMSIRRASSNLIPPSLPSKPVALRVPTPKPAPAPIEENNLYQNEELEEKDNETEDSSAVPVAQPETNKLKKAVRPPAPVPRKLPFSTSPLSSSTTTTTQAGSTSTNSLHLRMRNPTDPLGPTISELKLKFGQKARC from the exons GCTGCCAACCTGCTACTATGAGGGATACCTGGAGAAGAGGTCGTTCGAAGATAAG acATCCCGAAAACTGTGGACCAGCCTGTGTGGAAACACGCTGTTCTTCTTCAATGACATGAGAGACACCGGT TACATAGAGAAAGTGGATCTCAGTGGATTTATCTCAATAACGGACGACGGCAGCCAGGATCGTAACTTGGATGCAGCCAGATTCATCCTCCAGATGAAGGACATACATGTCAAATTCACT GCTTCTAACGCAGAGTCTCGGGAGCTGTGGAAGGGCTATATCCAATCTGTGGCTGAG TTGTCGGTACCATCCTCCCTCACCCTGCTACCAGGCCAGATCCACATGCTGAAAGAGGCAGTAGAaaaggagaaggaaagaaaaagaaatgtcgCTCAACCTGCTGAACTCACCCACTGTGCTTACACCAGCCTCCAAGCAGACATGCCAGC TTGTTACCACCGTGTGTCCCGTCTGGAGGCAGAGCTGCTGCTTGAGAAAGAGGCCGAGAAGGGAAACCTCCTGCTGAGGCCCGGGAGTAACGGAACCACCTTCGCTGTCAGCACCAGACAGGACCTTGaagg CTCCGTGTTCAGACACTACCGTGTGACTCGTAAACCTGAAGGGGGCTTCGCCATTGACGTGGACGTTCCT GTCCCATGTGCCACGCTACATGATGTGATCAACTATTTAGTGGAAAAAACGGACGGAGTTCTGATTCCTCTGATCATTGAGGAAGCCTATGATAAAAACATCA CTTTTATTCGGACTGATAATGACAATGGAGAGATGAGCATTCGGCGTGCCTCGTCAAACCTCATCCCACCAAGTTTACCCTCCAAACCAG tCGCTCTAAGAGTACCGACTCCTAAACCAGCGCCAGCACCAATTGAAGAAAATAATTTGTATCAGAATGAAGAGC TGGAGGAGAAAGACAACGAGACAGAGGATTCCTCAGCTGTTCCAGTAGCAC AACCGGAGACAAACAAACTAAAGAAAGCAGTAAGGCCTCCAGCTCCTGTTCCTCGCAAATTGCCCTTTTCTACATCACCCCtgtcctcctccaccaccaccaccacccaggCTGGTTCTACCTCCACAAACAGCCTGCATTTGAGGATGAGAAACCCCACAGACCCTCTGGGACCGA CAATATCGGAGCTGAAACTCAAGTTTGGACAAAAGGCCAGGTGTTAA
- the fsd1 gene encoding fibronectin type III and SPRY domain-containing protein 1 isoform X1 → MGDQKESLRKITHTLAMKNEEISNFVCTLKQSLDNLEANSSRVQEDLESEFTSLHSVLDEMKENMVTRIKQERASRTYELQSQLSACSKALESSEELLELANQTLCSSATDGFNQAAKDIKDSVTMAPAFRLSLKAKASDNMSHLMVDFSQERGMLQGLKFLPVPATPEIQVSECQVCDNTVTVVWTLPEPDSKIDHYILEHRRTNHEGPPRIREDYPWMVLEGIREMEHTLTGLRFDTRFMTFRVRACNKAVAGEFSEPVTLETHAFTFKLDAASSHQNLKVEDLSVEWDSCGGKIQDIRKEKTRTNSPMHSPARSALMSPKRAPTARPGRDRFTAESYTVLADTMIDAGQQYWEVRFDKESKAFAVGVALRSLGKFDQLGKSSASWCIHLNNWLQQSLTAKHNNKARTLDCAIPNTIGVYVNYDEGVLSFYNSKTKQLMHTFKTKFQQPIIPAFMVWNGSFSVLTGLQVPSLVQSGQRKNSGTSSSNASLT, encoded by the exons ATGGGAGACCAGAAG GAGTCTCTGCGTAAGATCACCCACACGCTGGCCATGAAGAATGAGGAGATTTCAAACTTTGTCTGCACTCTCAAACAGAGCCTCGACAACTTGGAG GCGAACTCCAGCCGAGTCCAGGAGGACCTGGAGTCTGAGTTCACCTCTCTCCACTCTGTTCTGGACGAGATGAAGGAAAACATGGTGACACGCATCAAACAGGAGAGAGCCAGCCGCACATATGAGCTACAG AGTCAGCTGAGTGCCTGCTCCAAAGCCCTGGAGAGTTCAGAGGAGCTGCTGGAGCTGGCCAATCAGACGCTCTGCTCCTCTGCGACAGACGGTTTCAATCAG GCGGCCAAAGACATTAAGGATAG CGTGACAATGGCTCCAGCCTTTCGCCTCTCCCTGAAGGCTAAAGCCAGTGACAACATGAGTCACTTGATGGTGGATTTCAGCCAGGAGAGGGGGATGTTGCAGGGCCTCAAGTTTCTCCCAG TTCCAGCCACTCCAGAGATCCAGGTCTCAGAGTGCCAGGTCTGCGACAACACGGTGACTGTAGTTTGGACCTTACCGGAGCCCGACAGCAAGATAGACCACTACATACTGGAGCATCGACGCACAAACCACGAGGGTCCGCCGCGCATCAGAGAGGACTACCCGTGGATGGTTCTAGAGGGGATACGAGAGATGGAGCACACACTCACCG GTCTGCGCTTTGACACGCGGTTCATGACTTTCAGAGTGAGAGCGTGTAACAAGGCCGTTGCAGGAGAGTTCTCTGAGCCGGTCACACTAGAAACCCACG CCTTCACCTTCAAACTGGACGCTGCTTCGTCCCACCAGAACCTGAAGGTGGAGGACTTGAGTGTGGAGTGGGACAGCTGTGGAGGAAAGATACAGGACATCCGCAAAGAAAAGACCCGAACCAACTCCCCGATGCACTCTCCAGCCAG GTCAGCCCTGATGTCACCTAAGAGAGCGCCGACAGCCCGGCCCGGCAGAGACCGATTTACAGCAGAGTCCTACACAGTGCTGG CTGATACGATGATCGACGCTGGCCAACAGTACTGGGAGGTGCGGTTCGACAAGGAGAGCAAAGCCTTCGCTGTGGGTGTAGCCCTGCGGAGCCTGGGAAAATTCGACCAGTTGGGGAAAAGTAGCGCTTCGTGGTGCATCCATCTGAACAACTGGCTGCAGCAGAGCCTCACAGCAAAGCACAACAACAAGGCTCGAACACTGGACTGTGCCATCCCAAACACTATAGGAGTCTACGTCAACTATGACGAAG GTGTTCTGTCTTTCTACAACTCCAAAACTAAACAGCTGATGCACACCTTTAAAACCAAGTTCCAGCAGCCAATAATACCAGCTTTCATG GTGTGGAACGGCAGTTTTTCAGTACTGACGGGCCTACAGGTTCCCAGTTTGGTGCAAAGCGGCCAGAGGAAGAACAGCGGCACCAGCAGCTCCAACGCCAGCCTCACCTAG